One window of Microbacterium sp. 1S1 genomic DNA carries:
- a CDS encoding ABC transporter permease, with amino-acid sequence MSGATPGAGDVTKGLPPEQLPPSTGLADEVPPPPRGNVVLKEILRGSAVTTVLAIVLALIVGGILIAFTNEDVQEASGYFFNKPSDTFAAAWNAVYNGYEALFRGAIFNARGADFAAQIRPLTNTLGFAAPLIAAGLGVALAFRVGLFNIGARGQMLVGVAIAALLTFSLDLPIWFHLPVTLLAGIAGGALWGGIAGLIKARTGAHEVILTIMLNYIAYYLLLWMIRTPGLLQKPGTNQALGSATPESAQFPTLLGPQFPLLDLGFVIVVIATLFVWWLIERSSLGMRMRAVGENPHAARAAGISVKRVYVYAMLFAGGLAGLAGMNQLQGAVTTGVTETIDAGIGFDAITVALLGRSRAWGTFAAGILFGALKAGSFSMQAQDIPVDIVLVVQSLVVLFIAAPPLLRTVFFLPKSDAEKAAKARAKAAKKAVTA; translated from the coding sequence GTGAGCGGTGCGACACCCGGTGCAGGAGACGTCACGAAGGGGCTGCCTCCCGAGCAGCTGCCGCCCAGCACGGGCCTGGCGGACGAGGTTCCTCCGCCCCCGCGCGGCAACGTCGTCCTCAAGGAGATCCTCCGCGGGAGCGCGGTGACGACCGTCCTGGCGATCGTCCTCGCGCTCATCGTCGGCGGCATCCTCATCGCGTTCACCAACGAGGACGTGCAGGAGGCCTCCGGGTACTTCTTCAACAAGCCGAGCGACACGTTCGCCGCGGCCTGGAACGCGGTCTACAACGGCTACGAGGCGCTGTTCCGCGGCGCGATCTTCAACGCCCGCGGCGCCGACTTCGCCGCGCAGATCCGGCCGCTCACGAACACGCTGGGCTTCGCGGCTCCGCTGATCGCCGCAGGGCTCGGAGTCGCGCTCGCCTTCCGCGTCGGCCTGTTCAACATCGGTGCCCGCGGTCAGATGCTCGTGGGCGTCGCGATCGCGGCCCTGCTGACGTTCAGCCTCGACCTGCCGATCTGGTTCCACCTCCCCGTGACCCTGCTCGCCGGCATCGCCGGCGGCGCGCTCTGGGGTGGCATCGCCGGTCTCATCAAGGCGCGGACGGGCGCACACGAGGTGATCCTCACGATCATGCTCAACTACATCGCGTACTACCTGCTGCTGTGGATGATCCGGACGCCCGGGCTGCTGCAGAAGCCGGGGACGAACCAGGCGCTCGGCTCGGCCACGCCGGAGAGCGCGCAGTTCCCGACCCTGCTCGGCCCGCAGTTCCCGCTGCTGGACCTCGGCTTCGTCATCGTGGTCATCGCGACGCTGTTCGTGTGGTGGCTCATCGAGCGCTCTTCGCTCGGGATGCGCATGCGCGCCGTGGGGGAGAACCCGCACGCGGCCCGCGCCGCGGGCATCAGCGTCAAGCGCGTGTACGTGTACGCGATGCTCTTCGCGGGCGGCCTCGCCGGCCTCGCCGGCATGAACCAGCTCCAGGGCGCGGTCACCACGGGCGTCACGGAGACCATCGACGCGGGCATCGGCTTCGACGCCATCACGGTCGCCCTGCTCGGCCGGAGCCGTGCCTGGGGAACGTTCGCCGCCGGCATCCTCTTCGGGGCACTCAAGGCGGGATCGTTCTCGATGCAGGCGCAGGACATCCCCGTCGACATCGTGCTCGTGGTGCAGTCGCTCGTCGTGCTGTTCATCGCTGCTCCGCCGCTGCTGCGCACGGTGTTCTTCCTCCCCAAGTCCGACGCAGAGAAGGCCGCCAAGGCGAGAGCCAAGGCCGCGAAGAAGGCGGTGACGGCATGA
- a CDS encoding ABC transporter ATP-binding protein: MKLELRGITKRFGSLVANDHIDLVVEPGQIHALLGENGAGKSTLMNVLYGLYQADEGEILLDDVVQHFRGPGDAMAAGIGMVHQHFMLVPVFTVAENVMLGHEQTKGLGTLDIAKAREHVRAVAARFGFDIDPDAVVGDLPVGVQQRVEIIKALSRDAKVLVFDEPTAVLTPQETDELMAIMRQLRDEGTAIVFITHKLREVREVADRITIVRLGRVVGEASPTATNAELASLMVGRAVELTVHKEVPRLGEGGLEVRNLRVLTPTGAIVVDDVDFTVRPGEVLAIAGVQGNGQTELVEAIVGLAARVEGNIVLDGTELVGKSVRGILDAGVGFVPEDRTEDGLVAGFSVAENLILDRSDDPAFSRVGTLRRGALEAFAKERIAEYDIRTQGPYTAAGTLSGGNQQKVVIAREMSRELRLFVAAQPTRGVDVGSIEFIHKRIIETRDAGIPVIVVSTELDEVAALADRIAVMYRGTIVGIVPGDTPRETLGLMMAGAADAEVTA; encoded by the coding sequence ATGAAGCTCGAACTTCGCGGCATCACCAAGCGATTCGGCAGCCTCGTGGCGAACGACCACATCGATCTCGTGGTCGAGCCCGGTCAGATCCATGCGCTTCTCGGCGAGAACGGCGCGGGCAAGTCGACGCTGATGAACGTGCTCTACGGCCTGTATCAGGCCGACGAGGGCGAGATCCTCCTCGACGACGTCGTGCAGCACTTCCGCGGCCCGGGCGACGCGATGGCCGCCGGCATCGGCATGGTGCATCAGCACTTCATGCTGGTGCCCGTGTTCACGGTGGCGGAGAACGTCATGCTCGGTCACGAGCAGACCAAGGGCCTCGGCACGCTCGACATCGCGAAGGCGCGCGAGCATGTGCGCGCGGTCGCCGCCCGATTCGGGTTCGACATCGACCCGGACGCGGTCGTCGGCGACCTGCCGGTCGGCGTGCAGCAGCGGGTCGAGATCATCAAGGCGCTCTCCCGTGACGCGAAGGTCCTCGTCTTCGACGAGCCGACCGCGGTGCTGACGCCGCAGGAGACCGACGAGCTCATGGCCATCATGCGCCAGCTCCGCGACGAGGGCACAGCCATCGTGTTCATCACGCACAAGCTGCGCGAGGTGCGCGAGGTCGCCGACCGCATCACGATCGTGCGGCTGGGCCGTGTCGTGGGGGAGGCCTCGCCGACCGCCACCAACGCCGAGCTCGCCTCGCTCATGGTCGGCCGCGCCGTCGAGCTGACCGTCCACAAGGAGGTCCCGCGCCTCGGCGAGGGTGGTCTGGAAGTCCGGAACCTCCGCGTGCTCACGCCGACCGGCGCCATCGTCGTCGACGATGTCGACTTCACGGTGCGTCCCGGTGAGGTGCTCGCCATCGCCGGTGTCCAGGGCAACGGACAGACCGAGCTGGTGGAGGCCATCGTCGGCCTCGCGGCCCGAGTCGAGGGGAACATCGTCCTCGACGGCACCGAGCTCGTGGGCAAGAGCGTCCGGGGGATCCTCGACGCCGGTGTCGGGTTCGTCCCGGAGGATCGCACGGAAGACGGCCTCGTCGCCGGCTTCTCCGTCGCCGAGAACCTCATCCTCGACCGCTCGGACGACCCCGCCTTCAGCCGCGTGGGCACGCTGCGCCGCGGCGCGCTGGAGGCCTTCGCCAAGGAGCGCATCGCGGAGTACGACATCCGGACCCAGGGGCCGTACACCGCCGCGGGAACACTCTCCGGAGGCAACCAGCAGAAGGTCGTGATCGCGCGCGAGATGAGCCGCGAGTTGCGGCTCTTCGTGGCGGCCCAGCCGACCCGAGGGGTCGACGTGGGCTCGATCGAGTTCATCCACAAGCGCATCATCGAGACGCGGGATGCGGGCATCCCCGTGATCGTCGTCTCGACCGAGCTCGACGAGGTCGCCGCCCTCGCCGACCGGATCGCGGTCATGTACCGCGGCACCATTGTCGGCATCGTCCCCGGTGACACGCCCCGGGAGACTCTCGGACTCATGATGGCCGGAGCGGCCGATGCGGAGGTGACCGCGTGA